From Candidatus Neomarinimicrobiota bacterium, the proteins below share one genomic window:
- a CDS encoding DUF5668 domain-containing protein: MSKSVFSQRTVIAVVLIVLAGLIFFNNILDWHLFSSLSQWWPLLLIFFGLSHLVSSHGNKSMGTVILILGVVFQLIAFDRLHFNFFDLFWPAILLVIGLNLLKKNPAGKDVTVKGSKQETNVLDLFAIFSGSKHSFMSTDFKGGNCMVLFGGMEVDLKDVKTEQKDVVINITALFGGIDIAVPKGWKVITRGTPLFGGFDDERKEITPDTDAPVLEIRYFVMFGGASVVDELK; encoded by the coding sequence ATGAGTAAATCTGTTTTTTCCCAAAGAACCGTGATTGCTGTGGTTTTGATTGTATTAGCCGGCCTGATTTTTTTCAACAACATTCTGGACTGGCATCTTTTTTCATCTCTGAGCCAGTGGTGGCCTTTGCTGCTGATCTTCTTTGGCTTATCTCACCTTGTGTCATCCCATGGGAATAAGTCCATGGGGACGGTGATTTTGATTCTGGGTGTTGTTTTTCAATTGATTGCTTTTGACCGGTTGCATTTCAACTTTTTTGATCTTTTCTGGCCGGCCATATTGCTGGTGATTGGATTGAACCTTCTGAAAAAAAATCCTGCCGGAAAAGATGTGACTGTCAAAGGTTCAAAGCAGGAAACAAATGTTCTGGATCTTTTTGCCATTTTCAGTGGATCCAAACACAGCTTTATGTCCACTGATTTCAAAGGGGGAAATTGTATGGTCCTTTTTGGCGGGATGGAAGTGGATCTGAAAGATGTAAAAACGGAACAAAAGGATGTTGTCATCAATATCACGGCTCTTTTCGGGGGTATTGATATTGCTGTTCCCAAAGGATGGAAGGTCATCACCCGGGGAACACCTCTTTTCGGGGGATTTGATGATGAACGGAAAGAAATTACTCCTGACACCGATGCGCCGGTTTTGGAAATCCGCTATTTTGTTATGTTTGGCGGAGCATCGGTTGTGGATGAATTAAAATAA
- a CDS encoding DNA-3-methyladenine glycosylase I has product MMTYHDTEWGVPLHDDQGLFEFLILDGFQAGLSWSIVLRKRGAFRQAFDGFDPEKIARYDEEKVQALLQNPEIIRNRRKIDGAIRNARSFLSIREQKGSFNDYIWMFTDGKTIHNHWREESQIPVTSSESDAMSKDLKQHGFSFVGSTICYAFMQAAGLVNDHLISCFRHQELINL; this is encoded by the coding sequence ATGATGACCTATCATGATACGGAGTGGGGGGTACCCCTCCATGACGATCAGGGATTGTTCGAATTTCTGATCCTGGATGGTTTCCAGGCCGGCCTTAGCTGGTCTATTGTACTCCGGAAGCGGGGCGCTTTTCGTCAGGCTTTTGATGGATTTGATCCTGAAAAAATTGCCAGGTATGATGAAGAAAAAGTGCAGGCTTTACTCCAAAATCCGGAAATTATCCGCAACCGGCGAAAAATCGACGGGGCTATCCGGAATGCCCGGAGTTTCCTGTCCATCCGGGAACAAAAGGGTTCTTTCAACGATTATATATGGATGTTTACAGATGGGAAAACCATACACAATCACTGGCGGGAGGAATCCCAAATACCGGTGACATCATCGGAATCAGATGCCATGAGCAAAGATTTGAAGCAACATGGGTTTAGTTTTGTGGGTTCCACGATATGCTATGCCTTTATGCAGGCCGCCGGGTTGGTGAATGATCACCTGATTTCCTGTTTCAGGCATCAAGAATTGATAAACCTCTGA
- a CDS encoding 16S rRNA (uracil(1498)-N(3))-methyltransferase — protein MANEHYVFVPEWSPEMSTVDILDEEHHHLFRVLRLTVGRQIYIVNGKGSGAKAEITDISKIGTRCQVVQLLEPLDSPAVQVHLAVGLIRRSRWEWLLEKAVELGVRRVIPLKSRYTVRETTRPERDKKIMIAALKQCGRYTLPELEDETDYSQAVKQRRGEGIILHQEDDIPYLRDVPGVKDEITLFVGPEGGFSDEEILLAEQEGVHKAHLGAVRLRTETAAINAIAYFTYWNQEVIQ, from the coding sequence ATGGCCAATGAACATTACGTTTTTGTGCCGGAATGGTCCCCGGAGATGAGCACGGTGGATATTCTGGACGAAGAGCATCATCATCTGTTCCGGGTTTTACGATTAACGGTTGGTCGGCAGATTTATATAGTGAATGGTAAGGGTTCCGGGGCAAAGGCGGAAATCACGGATATTTCCAAAATTGGAACCCGCTGCCAGGTTGTCCAATTGCTGGAACCTTTGGATTCACCTGCTGTTCAGGTCCATCTGGCCGTTGGACTTATCCGGCGTTCCAGGTGGGAGTGGTTGCTGGAAAAAGCCGTTGAACTGGGTGTCCGGCGCGTCATTCCTTTGAAAAGCCGGTATACGGTTCGGGAAACAACCCGGCCTGAGAGAGATAAAAAAATTATGATTGCTGCTTTAAAGCAGTGTGGCCGGTATACTTTACCTGAATTGGAGGATGAGACGGATTATTCCCAGGCAGTGAAACAAAGGCGGGGAGAAGGCATTATCCTTCATCAGGAAGACGATATCCCCTATTTGCGTGATGTCCCTGGCGTGAAAGATGAAATAACCCTGTTTGTGGGTCCGGAGGGAGGATTCTCCGATGAAGAAATTCTCCTTGCTGAACAGGAGGGAGTTCATAAAGCTCATTTAGGAGCAGTCCGGCTCCGGACAGAAACAGCGGCTATCAACGCCATCGCTTATTTTACATATTGGAACCAGGAGGTGATTCAATGA
- a CDS encoding histidine triad nucleotide-binding protein, producing MTDCLFCKIIRGEIPSTKVYENEDVLAFRDINPQAPEHILIIPKIHINRVENLSDNQSEMVGKLVIAAKNIARHLGIHNGYRLVFNNGPQAGQEVEHIHLHLLAGRKFAWPPG from the coding sequence ATGACAGATTGTCTGTTTTGTAAAATTATCAGGGGAGAGATCCCCTCTACAAAAGTGTATGAAAATGAGGATGTATTAGCCTTCAGGGATATCAATCCCCAGGCACCGGAACACATTCTTATCATTCCCAAGATTCACATCAACCGGGTTGAAAACCTGAGTGACAATCAAAGCGAAATGGTGGGGAAGCTTGTGATCGCCGCCAAAAATATTGCCCGGCACCTGGGGATACATAACGGCTACAGACTTGTTTTCAATAATGGGCCTCAGGCCGGACAGGAAGTGGAACACATTCATCTGCATCTGCTGGCGGGCAGAAAATTTGCCTGGCCACCGGGATAG
- the smc gene encoding chromosome segregation protein SMC, translating into MKRMYISKLEIFGFKSFAHKTQLNFGEGITSIVGPNGCGKTNVVDAIRWVLGEQKSSLLRSDVMTDVIFNGSKHRKPLNYSEVSLTIHNNRGVLGVAYNEVIITRRLYRDGTSEYLLNNTPVRLKDIHDLFVDTGMGSDAYSVIELKMVEEILSENKDSRKHLFEEAAGINKYKSQRKSAYRKLDATREDLERLDDILYEIKKNVSGLKRQLNRYQKYQEYADELSDLEIRFGQKNWFSLQDQIAPLQSKLERNQVRQNETSRQLGIEESMLSTYRKEEEDLSGNLESHNQRLQELTQVLADLKTRAMVLEEKIHNAKISIDRLKEERELAIQRKAANEKIRDDLKIELEKNDPRMESLRKEYEKARETFEKMEETTREITCRVDDMAVQVREKQATLNQIEQQRTRLLDQQAQIRELLEKDDKKRIELEEENQERIQIFKDLEKKYQEAERSSDSAGQSLMDLEKEISNHADSVRALREEIMEAKSRHEQVRKELVFYQELVESMTGFNPGVRYVLKELNHPGIKGTVADLLHVKPDYATAIEIALGNIVKYLVADTKDSALDIIDDLKKNQKGRVTVIPMDLVRERLRKPREFTHWDDNVIGPAREYITAEPGSELLIDYFLSDVILVHSLRKIPRKTLQETRFRFVTPDGDYLEHRGLIKGGKSESGYQNIIGRREKIQILEKEEKELSNQIRTLEKSYRDSEDKEESLKAQRNVLTETLKKRERERLEAEKELSRIRYALDHNQQRIQELNETISRYSYQLEDSDVTVRKLEKDREKAGEALEKARQMLEEIKEQNQGALKEKDDFFRKVQDLRVRLISEEREKDNTRLRYHNALDIIHEMDQRIEELEGNLQVTEETRVQSEKELQIVRMDSEKQQDILQAEEEKRSKLAEQLKSKREIISKIELSISEQHRNRENTFQTLRDIEIKLSELQSEQNRIRDRILERYRIDILKQEYQHSPEDDYEMEEKIERLRHRIEMIGPVNMAVKTEYEEESARLKFLTEQKEDLQESEKSILETIQKLDTTARKQFREVFDQIRQNFGKTYGLFFPSGSGDIRLIGDSDPLEAEVEILSRPKGRDMKSLRSLSAGEKALTAIALLFAIYLVKPSPYCILDEVDAPLDDQNVARFTQALKHFTERTQFIVVTHNKLTMEAADYMYGVTMQEEGVSKIVSVNFSGETKGASA; encoded by the coding sequence TTGAAACGTATGTATATATCAAAACTCGAAATTTTTGGCTTCAAATCCTTTGCTCATAAAACGCAATTGAATTTTGGAGAAGGTATCACATCAATTGTCGGCCCCAATGGATGCGGAAAAACCAATGTCGTTGATGCAATCCGTTGGGTTTTAGGGGAACAAAAATCAAGTTTGCTGCGATCCGATGTGATGACGGATGTTATTTTTAATGGGTCAAAGCACCGCAAGCCGTTGAATTACAGCGAAGTTTCCCTGACCATACATAACAATCGGGGGGTGCTGGGTGTTGCCTATAATGAGGTGATTATTACCCGCCGTCTTTACCGGGATGGTACCAGTGAATATTTGCTGAATAACACCCCTGTCCGCCTGAAAGATATTCATGACCTTTTTGTTGATACAGGCATGGGGTCTGATGCTTATTCCGTGATTGAATTGAAAATGGTGGAAGAAATCCTCAGCGAGAATAAGGATAGCCGGAAACATTTGTTTGAAGAAGCTGCTGGGATCAACAAGTACAAGAGCCAGCGAAAGAGTGCCTATCGTAAGCTGGATGCCACCCGGGAGGATTTGGAACGACTGGATGATATTCTGTATGAAATCAAAAAGAATGTCAGCGGGCTTAAACGACAATTAAACCGGTATCAAAAGTATCAGGAATATGCAGATGAATTAAGTGATCTGGAAATCCGGTTTGGTCAGAAGAACTGGTTTTCTTTACAGGATCAGATTGCACCGCTTCAGAGCAAGCTGGAACGGAATCAGGTCCGTCAGAATGAAACCAGTCGGCAGTTGGGTATAGAAGAATCCATGCTCAGTACTTACAGAAAAGAAGAAGAAGACCTTTCCGGAAATCTGGAAAGCCATAATCAACGTCTTCAGGAATTGACCCAGGTCTTGGCAGATTTGAAAACCCGGGCGATGGTTCTGGAAGAAAAAATCCATAATGCCAAAATATCCATAGACCGTTTGAAAGAAGAACGTGAACTGGCAATACAACGTAAAGCAGCCAATGAAAAAATCCGGGATGATCTGAAAATTGAGCTGGAGAAAAATGATCCCCGGATGGAATCCCTCAGGAAAGAGTATGAAAAAGCCCGTGAAACGTTCGAAAAGATGGAAGAAACTACCCGGGAAATTACGTGCCGGGTCGATGATATGGCCGTACAAGTGCGGGAAAAACAGGCGACTTTGAATCAGATTGAACAACAACGGACACGTCTTCTGGATCAACAGGCACAGATCCGGGAACTTTTGGAAAAGGATGACAAAAAGCGGATTGAACTCGAGGAGGAGAATCAGGAAAGGATTCAAATTTTTAAAGATCTGGAAAAAAAATATCAGGAAGCCGAAAGATCTTCCGATTCTGCCGGCCAATCATTGATGGATTTGGAAAAAGAGATTTCTAATCATGCCGATTCGGTCCGTGCCCTCCGTGAAGAGATTATGGAAGCCAAATCCCGTCACGAGCAGGTCCGGAAAGAACTGGTTTTTTATCAGGAATTGGTAGAGTCCATGACAGGCTTTAATCCGGGTGTCCGCTATGTTTTGAAAGAATTGAACCATCCGGGGATTAAAGGAACTGTCGCAGATCTGCTGCATGTGAAGCCCGATTATGCCACGGCTATTGAAATTGCCCTGGGCAATATTGTCAAATACCTGGTTGCGGATACAAAGGATTCAGCCCTGGATATTATTGACGATTTAAAGAAAAATCAAAAAGGACGGGTGACGGTTATCCCTATGGATCTGGTCCGTGAGAGGCTTCGGAAGCCCCGGGAATTTACCCATTGGGATGATAATGTCATTGGCCCGGCCAGGGAGTATATTACGGCTGAACCCGGATCAGAGCTTCTGATAGATTATTTTCTCAGTGATGTGATTCTGGTGCATTCCCTGCGGAAAATTCCCCGAAAAACACTGCAGGAAACCCGTTTTCGTTTTGTAACACCCGATGGGGATTATCTGGAACACCGGGGATTGATCAAGGGAGGTAAAAGCGAATCGGGATATCAGAATATCATTGGTCGCCGTGAAAAAATCCAAATCCTCGAAAAGGAAGAAAAAGAATTATCGAATCAGATTCGTACACTTGAAAAATCCTACCGTGATTCCGAAGATAAAGAAGAGAGTTTAAAAGCACAGCGGAATGTTTTGACAGAGACCTTGAAAAAAAGGGAAAGAGAACGGCTTGAGGCGGAAAAAGAGCTGAGCAGGATCCGGTACGCCCTGGATCACAATCAACAAAGGATTCAAGAGCTGAACGAGACCATATCCAGATACAGTTACCAACTTGAAGATTCTGATGTAACCGTGAGAAAACTGGAAAAAGACAGGGAAAAAGCCGGTGAAGCACTTGAAAAAGCCCGGCAGATGCTGGAAGAAATAAAGGAACAGAATCAAGGTGCTTTAAAGGAAAAAGATGATTTTTTCAGGAAAGTCCAGGATCTGCGGGTCCGCCTGATTTCTGAAGAGCGGGAAAAGGACAATACCCGGTTACGGTATCATAATGCTCTGGATATAATTCATGAGATGGATCAACGCATTGAAGAGCTTGAAGGAAATCTTCAAGTAACAGAAGAAACCCGGGTTCAAAGTGAGAAAGAATTGCAGATTGTCCGAATGGACTCGGAAAAGCAACAGGATATCCTTCAGGCAGAAGAGGAAAAAAGATCCAAACTTGCCGAACAGTTGAAATCCAAACGGGAAATCATTTCCAAAATCGAGCTGTCCATCTCCGAACAACATAGAAACCGGGAAAACACATTTCAAACCCTTCGGGATATTGAGATTAAATTGTCTGAGCTTCAAAGCGAACAAAATCGGATTCGGGACCGGATACTTGAGCGGTACAGGATTGATATTTTGAAGCAGGAATATCAGCACAGTCCTGAGGATGATTATGAGATGGAAGAAAAAATCGAAAGGCTCAGGCACCGGATCGAAATGATTGGTCCGGTAAATATGGCTGTTAAAACGGAATATGAGGAAGAATCTGCACGTTTAAAATTTTTAACTGAGCAAAAAGAGGACCTGCAGGAATCCGAGAAAAGTATTCTTGAGACCATACAGAAACTGGATACAACGGCCCGGAAGCAATTCAGGGAAGTGTTTGATCAGATCCGGCAGAATTTTGGTAAAACATACGGACTCTTTTTTCCCAGTGGATCTGGAGACATCCGGTTGATTGGAGATTCGGATCCTCTGGAAGCTGAAGTGGAAATCCTGTCCAGGCCCAAGGGGAGAGATATGAAAAGCCTTCGCTCTCTTTCAGCAGGTGAAAAGGCACTGACAGCCATAGCCCTTCTATTTGCAATTTATCTGGTCAAGCCATCTCCCTATTGTATACTGGATGAAGTAGATGCCCCCCTGGATGATCAAAATGTGGCACGGTTTACGCAGGCATTAAAACATTTTACGGAACGAACCCAGTTTATTGTTGTAACTCATAATAAACTGACGATGGAAGCAGCCGATTATATGTACGGTGTCACCATGCAGGAAGAAGGGGTTTCTAAAATAGTATCGGTAAATTTTTCCGGTGAAACAAAAGGCGCTTCAGCCTGA
- a CDS encoding ROK family protein: MNKSKHFAIGVDLGGTKVRLGLVNEAYEIIGETPRLNTFDCNTGDEVVARIHQGVRILMEKNDLSSGQIKGIGVGSPGPLDPYTGYIKETLNLKAVCNYPLGESLAEATGMRVCVDNDANCFGLGEQRAGKARGMHHVLVGTLGTGFGFAYILNGNVLHGSTGTATEIGMLPYQGGIYEDFVTGRGLRAMHARLSGEDLDPKEISERAYKGDESCLKTFEEYGQTVAYTILPFIALVDPEIVVLGGSVSINWPFFQASLKETIRQHIFTHQQEHLKIEKSELGELAAVIGAAGLLDMDYSI; this comes from the coding sequence ATGAATAAGTCGAAACATTTTGCCATTGGGGTTGATCTGGGAGGAACAAAAGTTCGCCTTGGGCTTGTGAATGAAGCCTATGAAATAATAGGAGAAACGCCCAGGTTAAATACATTTGATTGCAACACGGGAGATGAGGTTGTCGCCCGGATCCATCAGGGAGTTCGGATTCTGATGGAGAAGAATGATTTGAGTTCCGGCCAAATCAAAGGTATCGGTGTAGGATCTCCAGGGCCTTTAGATCCCTACACCGGATACATTAAGGAAACATTGAATTTAAAGGCTGTATGTAATTACCCGTTGGGAGAATCCCTGGCAGAAGCGACGGGGATGCGGGTCTGTGTGGATAATGATGCAAATTGTTTTGGGTTGGGAGAACAGCGTGCAGGAAAAGCCAGGGGCATGCACCACGTGCTGGTAGGTACTCTTGGGACAGGTTTTGGTTTTGCCTATATACTGAACGGGAATGTCCTGCACGGCTCCACAGGTACGGCGACTGAAATAGGAATGCTACCCTATCAGGGTGGGATTTATGAGGATTTTGTGACGGGGCGGGGTCTTCGGGCCATGCATGCCCGGTTGAGTGGTGAGGATCTTGATCCAAAGGAAATTTCTGAACGGGCGTACAAAGGTGATGAAAGCTGCCTGAAAACCTTTGAGGAATATGGGCAGACCGTGGCTTATACCATTTTACCCTTTATTGCGCTGGTAGATCCGGAGATTGTGGTCCTGGGAGGATCAGTATCCATCAATTGGCCCTTTTTTCAGGCCAGCTTAAAAGAAACAATCCGACAACATATCTTTACGCATCAGCAGGAACATTTAAAAATTGAGAAATCCGAATTGGGTGAACTCGCAGCCGTCATCGGTGCAGCCGGACTTTTGGATATGGATTATTCTATTTAA